The Eubacteriaceae bacterium Marseille-Q4139 genome has a window encoding:
- a CDS encoding type IV secretory system conjugative DNA transfer family protein: MRTDKIKKYVLPNIPYLFVLWACLKLGTAYRLAGGADLPHKLMGLGQTISPAFADFAPGLNPLDWLIGIVGAAGFRLLIYFKSKNAKKYRRDEEYGSARWGGPKDIAPFVDPKFENNIILTGTEFLTMNTRPKNPANARNLNACVIGSSGSGKTRFWLTPQLLQASADKKDGCSFVCVDPKGGVLSQVGAFLQRRGYRIKVFNSIDFSKSMHYNPLAYIKNEADILKFVDALISNTKGEGKEGDPFWTKAETLLYCALIAYIIFEGPAEDRNINTLVDMISGMEVKEDDENFLNAVDYMFKGLEKRKPDCFAVKQYRKYKLSSGKTAKSILISCGARLAPFDIPQLREIMSYDEMELDRIGDRKTAVFFIISDTTQTYNFLVALAFSQMFNLLCERADNVHGGRLPHHVRVLWDEAANTGQVPQLEKICAVIRSREVSLTLFYQQLAQCKAIYDKHAETILGNMDSVVFLGGREASTIKEISENWLGKATIYMQTDGRSKGQSESYNLNTQRLGRELMTPSELATMPGDKCILQLRGLPPFYSPKYDLKKHPNYKYTAEADKIKNAFDLDKLINRRRRPGLNEACEMYEVAVPDDALTEEDEDILNYDDIDDPDAFA; encoded by the coding sequence GTGAGGACAGATAAAATCAAGAAATATGTACTTCCCAATATCCCCTATCTGTTCGTGCTGTGGGCCTGCCTAAAGCTGGGGACGGCCTACCGGCTGGCCGGGGGCGCGGATTTGCCCCATAAGCTCATGGGCCTGGGCCAGACCATCAGCCCGGCCTTTGCCGACTTTGCGCCGGGGCTTAATCCCCTTGACTGGCTCATCGGCATCGTGGGCGCGGCGGGCTTTCGGCTCTTGATTTACTTCAAAAGCAAGAACGCCAAAAAATACAGACGGGATGAAGAATACGGATCGGCGCGGTGGGGCGGCCCCAAAGACATCGCCCCTTTCGTCGATCCAAAGTTTGAAAACAACATCATTCTGACCGGGACGGAGTTCCTTACCATGAACACCCGCCCCAAAAATCCAGCCAACGCCCGCAACCTAAACGCCTGCGTCATCGGTTCGTCCGGCTCGGGAAAAACCCGCTTTTGGCTTACTCCCCAGCTGCTCCAGGCCAGCGCGGACAAAAAGGACGGGTGCAGCTTTGTCTGTGTCGATCCGAAAGGCGGGGTGCTCTCCCAGGTGGGAGCTTTCCTGCAACGGCGTGGGTATCGGATTAAGGTTTTCAATTCCATTGATTTCTCAAAATCCATGCACTACAATCCGCTGGCCTATATCAAGAATGAGGCGGACATCCTCAAATTTGTGGATGCGCTGATTTCCAACACCAAAGGCGAGGGCAAGGAGGGCGATCCGTTCTGGACAAAGGCGGAGACGCTCTTATACTGCGCTCTGATTGCCTATATCATTTTTGAGGGGCCCGCCGAGGATCGAAACATAAACACGCTGGTCGATATGATTTCCGGCATGGAGGTAAAGGAGGACGATGAAAATTTCCTAAACGCTGTGGACTATATGTTCAAGGGGCTGGAGAAACGCAAGCCGGACTGCTTTGCGGTCAAGCAATACCGCAAATATAAGTTAAGTAGCGGCAAAACTGCCAAGTCGATCTTGATTTCCTGCGGTGCGCGTCTGGCCCCCTTTGACATCCCCCAACTCCGGGAGATTATGAGCTATGACGAGATGGAGCTTGACCGCATCGGGGATCGGAAAACGGCGGTGTTCTTTATCATTTCGGACACCACGCAGACCTATAACTTTCTTGTGGCCCTGGCCTTTTCGCAGATGTTCAATCTGCTGTGCGAAAGGGCCGACAATGTTCACGGGGGCCGCCTGCCCCACCATGTACGGGTGCTGTGGGACGAGGCGGCAAACACGGGACAAGTGCCCCAGCTCGAAAAAATCTGCGCCGTGATCCGCTCCCGCGAGGTATCGCTGACACTCTTTTACCAGCAGTTGGCGCAGTGCAAGGCCATTTACGATAAACACGCGGAGACAATCCTCGGAAATATGGACAGCGTGGTATTCCTGGGAGGCCGCGAGGCCAGCACCATCAAGGAAATATCGGAAAACTGGCTGGGGAAGGCAACCATCTATATGCAGACCGATGGCCGTTCGAAGGGGCAGTCGGAAAGCTACAATCTGAACACCCAGCGGCTGGGCCGGGAGCTGATGACGCCCAGCGAGCTGGCAACCATGCCCGGGGACAAGTGCATTTTACAGCTTAGGGGCCTGCCCCCGTTCTACTCCCCGAAGTATGACCTAAAAAAGCACCCGAATTATAAATACACGGCTGAGGCCGACAAAATCAAAAACGCTTTTGACCTCGATAAGCTCATTAACCGCCGCAGGCGGCCCGGGCTTAACGAGGCGTGTGAGATGTATGAGGTGGCTGTGCCGGACGATGCGCTCACGGAAGAGGACGAGGACATCCTCAACTATGACGACATCGACGATCCAGACGCCTTTGCATAA
- a CDS encoding replication initiator protein A, whose translation MSATVSHTIPFAASAAAPVSRVSGRPLSTVRLLFPRGQSRPPGKEATLIAEYITAETKLPPYLPYPRFLLKMDISQTAKLLYALLLDRSTLSQKNGWQDDEGRIYVFYPVAEIAEMLDKGCTAVKGALNELDAAGLLERERRGFSAPNRIYVKVPPIPVVQFSDPMTVGKATLISTEKRPYDGRKPDPMMVGNPTPNKTNINNLTESQTMGVSGEPPAPAYGRYGNIYLSETEYAELQADFPDRLERLIEEMSRYLAANGKTYQNYAAALRIWADNDKKGAETGLPDYSCEEGESL comes from the coding sequence ATGAGCGCAACTGTATCACATACAATCCCCTTTGCCGCAAGTGCCGCCGCACCTGTAAGCAGAGTTTCCGGGCGACCATTATCGACTGTCCGCCTTTTGTTTCCAAGAGGGCAAAGCCGCCCGCCGGGAAAGGAGGCGACCCTTATCGCTGAATATATCACAGCCGAAACAAAGCTGCCGCCCTACCTGCCTTATCCCCGTTTCCTGCTGAAAATGGACATCTCCCAGACCGCCAAGCTGCTGTATGCGCTGCTGTTAGACCGTTCCACCCTGTCGCAGAAGAACGGCTGGCAGGACGACGAGGGCAGGATTTATGTGTTCTATCCCGTAGCAGAGATAGCGGAAATGCTGGACAAGGGCTGTACCGCTGTCAAAGGGGCATTGAACGAACTGGACGCTGCGGGGCTTTTAGAACGGGAACGGAGGGGATTTTCCGCGCCCAACCGGATTTATGTAAAAGTGCCGCCTATCCCAGTAGTACAGTTTTCCGACCCTATGACGGTCGGAAAAGCGACCCTCATAAGTACGGAAAAGCGACCTTATGACGGTCGGAAACCCGACCCTATGATGGTCGGAAATCCGACCCCTAACAAAACTAATATAAACAACCTTACAGAGAGCCAAACAATGGGAGTGAGTGGGGAGCCGCCCGCCCCCGCCTATGGCCGCTATGGAAATATCTATCTGTCAGAAACCGAGTACGCCGAGTTGCAGGCCGACTTCCCGGACAGGCTGGAGCGGCTTATCGAGGAAATGAGCCGCTACCTTGCCGCCAATGGGAAAACCTATCAGAACTACGCCGCCGCCCTGCGGATATGGGCGGACAATGACAAAAAGGGAGCCGAAACCGGCCTGCCGGACTACTCATGCGAGGAAGGAGAGAGCCTATGA
- a CDS encoding site-specific DNA-methyltransferase, whose translation MTDKAALGQSVPKLQEPMEGLFLLDGIEGLRSLPRHSVDMLLTDPPYGTTRNFWDVPLPLPELWEAVKWAVKPEGAVLFFAQCPYDKVLGASNLSMLRYEWIWYKERGTGFLNANRAPLKKSENILVFYQKAPIYNPQFTYGKPYSRVHARSGTSPNYGKFERQSSQSSDGRRYPGNVLFVPTVTGGIHPTQKPVELCEYFIKTYTWPGELVADICAGSGTTAVAALNAGRRFICFETAPAFYAPATERIRMARAAVEAGEKGV comes from the coding sequence ATGACCGATAAGGCGGCTTTGGGACAAAGTGTCCCGAAGTTGCAGGAACCTATGGAGGGGCTGTTTTTATTGGATGGCATCGAGGGCCTGCGCTCCCTCCCCCGTCATTCGGTGGATATGCTCCTTACCGATCCGCCCTATGGCACTACCCGGAACTTTTGGGATGTGCCCCTGCCGCTCCCCGAGCTGTGGGAGGCTGTGAAATGGGCCGTCAAGCCGGAGGGCGCGGTGCTGTTCTTTGCACAGTGCCCCTATGACAAGGTGCTGGGGGCCTCCAACCTTTCCATGCTCCGCTATGAGTGGATCTGGTACAAGGAGCGCGGGACGGGATTTCTCAACGCAAACCGGGCCCCACTGAAAAAATCCGAGAATATCTTGGTATTTTATCAGAAGGCCCCCATCTACAATCCGCAGTTTACTTACGGCAAGCCGTACAGCCGCGTCCATGCCCGCAGCGGAACCAGCCCGAACTATGGGAAATTTGAGCGGCAGAGCTCCCAGTCCAGCGATGGGCGGCGCTATCCGGGGAATGTGCTCTTTGTCCCCACAGTAACGGGCGGCATCCATCCCACGCAAAAGCCCGTGGAGCTGTGCGAGTATTTCATCAAGACCTACACCTGGCCCGGCGAGCTGGTAGCGGACATCTGCGCGGGCTCCGGCACAACCGCCGTTGCCGCCCTCAATGCGGGCCGCCGCTTTATCTGCTTTGAAACAGCCCCGGCCTTTTACGCCCCGGCCACGGAGCGCATCCGTATGGCGCGGGCGGCGGTGGAGGCCGGGGAGAAAGGAGTCTGA
- a CDS encoding helix-turn-helix transcriptional regulator, with amino-acid sequence MEIGVKLKQARVKAGLTQECVAEKIQVSRQTISNWENEKSFPDIVSVIKLSNLYDISLDRLLKEDTEMIEHLEKSTNTVKSNQKLILAIAINILILILFTLFNGLIVKNNYLIMGGSSLSIISTCMVFYQIIKKL; translated from the coding sequence ATGGAGATAGGCGTCAAGCTAAAACAGGCAAGAGTAAAGGCGGGATTAACTCAAGAGTGTGTGGCGGAGAAAATACAAGTTTCCCGTCAAACCATATCAAACTGGGAAAACGAAAAATCATTTCCTGATATTGTGAGTGTAATCAAACTGAGTAACTTGTATGATATTAGCCTTGACAGACTTTTGAAGGAGGATACAGAAATGATAGAACATTTGGAGAAAAGCACAAACACTGTAAAGAGTAATCAAAAACTGATTTTAGCAATCGCCATAAATATTTTGATTCTCATTTTGTTTACATTGTTTAATGGACTAATAGTAAAAAATAACTATTTGATTATGGGAGGTTCATCTCTCAGTATTATCTCGACTTGTATGGTATTTTATCAGATAATAAAAAAACTTTAG
- a CDS encoding ATP-binding protein, giving the protein MNTMFSNMTAAPEPEDYTGEDGLLYCGKCRKPKESYFPEGKTLFGRDRHPAECDCQRKIREERQAAEERRRHLDAVEELKRRGFPDQTMRGWTFENDNGQNPQTATARRYVEEWEQEYAENLGCLFWGSVGTGKSYLAGCIANALMEKEIPVYMTNFAAILNDLAASFEGRNEYISRLCRYPLLIIDDFGMERGTEYGLEQVYNVIDSRYRSGKPLIVTTNLTLQELQHPKDTAHARIYDRLIEMCPPVRFTGGNFRKGKAQSKLERLKTLLAGGKENCL; this is encoded by the coding sequence ATGAACACCATGTTTTCAAATATGACCGCCGCCCCGGAGCCGGAGGACTACACCGGCGAGGACGGTTTACTGTACTGCGGCAAGTGCCGCAAGCCCAAAGAATCCTATTTCCCGGAGGGAAAGACGCTGTTCGGGCGTGACCGCCACCCGGCAGAGTGCGACTGCCAGCGGAAAATCCGGGAGGAACGGCAGGCCGCCGAGGAACGCCGCCGCCACCTTGACGCCGTAGAGGAATTAAAACGCCGGGGCTTTCCCGACCAGACCATGCGGGGCTGGACATTCGAGAATGACAACGGCCAGAACCCGCAGACTGCCACCGCCCGCCGCTATGTGGAGGAATGGGAACAGGAATACGCGGAAAATCTGGGCTGTCTGTTCTGGGGGAGCGTCGGCACCGGCAAAAGCTACCTTGCGGGCTGTATCGCCAACGCCCTCATGGAGAAAGAAATCCCCGTCTACATGACGAACTTTGCCGCTATCCTAAACGACCTTGCCGCCAGCTTTGAGGGCAGGAACGAGTACATTTCCCGCCTTTGCCGCTATCCCCTGCTTATCATTGACGATTTTGGCATGGAGCGCGGGACGGAATACGGCTTAGAGCAGGTTTACAACGTCATAGACAGCCGCTACCGCAGCGGCAAGCCCCTAATCGTTACCACCAATTTGACCTTGCAGGAATTACAGCACCCAAAGGACACCGCCCACGCCCGGATTTATGACCGGCTGATTGAGATGTGTCCGCCCGTCCGCTTTACCGGCGGGAACTTCCGCAAGGGGAAAGCGCAGAGCAAGCTGGAACGATTGAAAACGCTGTTAGCCGGAGGAAAGGAGAACTGCCTATGA
- a CDS encoding septation protein SpoVG family protein, translating into MAKTQEAAGRGAPAVDMAQEDFRRLLFEAPIAELAENQGISIDEAVRLRVEQAVAEATTPQVTVRPIEPQGKLIGFASVNIGGVVVDDFKVVDGKNGVFLGAPSKPDPTSRTGYRTTARVTNRDLQAQLDRAAAQGYNQAVEKLLARAEAVRPASIREQMAQAAKEAGKENAARSAPAKGKEARDDR; encoded by the coding sequence ATGGCGAAAACGCAGGAGGCGGCGGGCCGGGGAGCCCCCGCTGTGGATATGGCGCAGGAGGATTTCCGGCGCTTATTGTTTGAGGCTCCGATTGCGGAGCTGGCAGAAAACCAGGGCATCAGCATTGATGAGGCGGTAAGGCTCCGGGTAGAGCAGGCGGTGGCGGAGGCCACTACGCCCCAGGTAACGGTGCGGCCCATTGAACCCCAGGGCAAGCTGATCGGCTTTGCCAGCGTAAACATCGGGGGCGTGGTGGTGGATGATTTTAAGGTGGTGGACGGGAAAAACGGGGTATTCCTGGGCGCTCCCAGCAAGCCCGATCCCACCAGCAGGACGGGCTACCGCACTACGGCGCGGGTAACAAACCGCGACTTGCAGGCCCAGCTTGACCGGGCGGCGGCCCAGGGCTACAACCAGGCGGTGGAAAAGCTGCTGGCCCGGGCCGAGGCGGTACGGCCCGCGTCAATCCGGGAACAGATGGCGCAGGCCGCAAAGGAGGCCGGAAAGGAAAACGCCGCCCGGTCCGCCCCGGCAAAGGGCAAGGAGGCAAGGGATGACCGATAA
- a CDS encoding helix-turn-helix domain-containing protein: MRNNRLLPYEIIIKATSGEPEAVNTVLQHYRGLICYYSLVDGRVDQDTEDYITEKLLTAIFKYEFGR, from the coding sequence ATGAGGAATAACCGACTTCTCCCATACGAAATAATCATCAAAGCCACCAGCGGCGAGCCGGAGGCGGTCAACACTGTTTTACAGCATTACCGGGGACTTATCTGTTATTACTCTCTTGTTGATGGACGGGTAGACCAGGACACAGAGGACTACATCACAGAAAAGCTATTGACCGCAATTTTTAAATATGAGTTTGGCAGATAA
- a CDS encoding relaxase/mobilization nuclease domain-containing protein: MATLKHINSKNADYGAAERYLMFEHDEFTMKPVLDENGRLIPREGYRLSTLNCGGEDFAVACMRSNLRYGKNQRREDVKSHHYIISFDPRDAPDNGLTADRAQELGEQFCREHFPGHQALVCTHPDGHNHSGNIHVHIVINSLRVEEVPFLPYMDRPADTKDGCKHRCTDAAMRYFKAEVMEMCHREGLYQIDLLNGSKNRVTDREYWARKKGQLALDKKNAPMIADGITPRQTKFETDKDKLRQTIGKALATATSYDEFSALLLREGVTVKESRGRLSYLTPDRAKPITARKLGDGFDRAAVLAKLEQNAVRAAEKTAAMSEYPRQEKTSVQREKATQTAPKQDGVQRLIDIQKKLSEGKGRGYEKWATMHNLKQMAATLNAYQEYGFTSPEELETALAAAHEGLRQTTGELKALEKKLSGKKELQRQVLAYAKTKPVRDGLKAQKSEKARAAYRQAHESEFIIADAAAHYFREHGISKLPARKALQAEIEELIVQKDGLYHDYREQKERVRHLQTVKGNIDQMLRRNEPQRGRRQDLDR, translated from the coding sequence TTGGCAACACTCAAGCATATCAACTCTAAAAACGCCGACTACGGAGCCGCCGAGCGTTACCTCATGTTCGAGCATGACGAGTTTACCATGAAACCCGTCCTTGATGAAAACGGGCGGCTCATTCCCCGCGAGGGCTACCGGCTGTCTACATTGAACTGCGGCGGCGAGGATTTTGCCGTTGCCTGTATGCGTTCCAATCTCCGCTATGGGAAAAACCAGCGGCGGGAGGACGTAAAGAGCCACCACTATATCATCAGCTTTGACCCCCGCGACGCGCCGGACAACGGCTTGACCGCAGACCGGGCGCAGGAATTAGGGGAACAGTTTTGCCGGGAACATTTCCCCGGACACCAAGCCCTTGTATGCACCCACCCGGACGGGCATAACCACAGCGGCAACATTCATGTGCATATCGTCATTAACAGTCTGCGAGTTGAGGAAGTACCGTTCCTGCCCTACATGGACAGACCGGCGGACACAAAGGACGGCTGTAAGCACCGCTGTACCGACGCTGCTATGCGCTACTTCAAAGCCGAAGTCATGGAGATGTGTCACCGGGAGGGGCTTTACCAGATAGACCTTTTGAACGGCAGCAAAAACCGCGTCACAGACCGGGAATACTGGGCGCGGAAGAAAGGGCAGCTTGCCCTTGATAAGAAGAACGCGCCCATGATTGCGGACGGTATCACGCCCCGGCAGACCAAGTTTGAAACGGACAAGGACAAGCTGCGGCAGACCATAGGGAAAGCCCTTGCCACCGCCACCAGCTATGACGAATTTTCCGCGCTGCTTTTGCGGGAGGGCGTGACCGTCAAGGAGAGCCGGGGGCGGCTTAGCTACCTCACGCCGGACAGGGCAAAGCCCATTACCGCCCGGAAGTTAGGCGACGGTTTTGACCGCGCCGCCGTCCTTGCGAAATTAGAGCAGAACGCCGTCAGAGCCGCAGAAAAGACCGCCGCCATGTCCGAATATCCCCGGCAGGAGAAAACCAGCGTACAGCGCGAAAAAGCCACGCAGACCGCCCCGAAACAGGACGGCGTACAGCGGCTTATCGACATTCAAAAGAAACTGTCCGAGGGCAAGGGGCGCGGATATGAGAAATGGGCGACCATGCACAACCTCAAACAAATGGCGGCGACGCTGAACGCCTACCAGGAGTACGGCTTTACTTCCCCGGAAGAACTGGAAACTGCCCTTGCCGCCGCCCATGAGGGATTGCGCCAGACCACCGGCGAGCTGAAAGCACTGGAAAAGAAGCTGTCCGGGAAAAAGGAATTGCAGCGGCAGGTACTTGCCTACGCCAAGACCAAGCCTGTCCGGGACGGGCTGAAAGCCCAGAAGTCCGAGAAAGCCCGCGCAGCTTACCGGCAGGCGCACGAAAGCGAGTTTATTATAGCCGACGCAGCCGCCCACTATTTCCGGGAGCATGGTATTTCCAAGCTGCCCGCCCGGAAAGCGTTGCAGGCCGAGATTGAGGAACTTATCGTCCAGAAAGACGGGCTGTATCACGACTACCGGGAGCAGAAAGAGCGCGTCCGTCACCTTCAGACCGTCAAGGGCAATATCGACCAGATGTTACGCCGGAATGAGCCGCAGCGCGGCAGGCGGCAAGATTTAGACCGATAA
- a CDS encoding transposon-encoded TnpW family protein, with the protein MIERKADRAARRPDCVTEIRMGNTVLVVSGFFKESSTETAADKMEKVLKAETATQQPSI; encoded by the coding sequence ATGATAGAACGAAAAGCAGACCGCGCCGCCCGCCGCCCGGACTGCGTGACGGAAATCCGCATGGGGAACACCGTCCTTGTTGTGTCCGGCTTTTTCAAGGAGAGCAGCACCGAAACCGCCGCCGACAAAATGGAAAAAGTGCTGAAAGCCGAAACCGCTACACAACAACCGTCAATTTGA
- a CDS encoding GNAT family N-acetyltransferase, giving the protein MIRPLAEKDYNIAIDIVNTNWKKTYSDYVNPLLLNEDGCKKRAEELRHDFQSRRLLEYVWEEQGQILALLSIGDTADMDKKGAFEIWRIYVRPEAQGHNIGSQCISFSEREAKKRGYQEIVIWAFQENTAAISFYQKNGYVIEENEYLGEPYLTIGTRLTKTLV; this is encoded by the coding sequence ATGATACGACCTTTAGCAGAGAAAGATTATAATATAGCGATTGATATAGTGAATACAAATTGGAAAAAGACATATTCAGATTATGTAAATCCACTTTTGCTAAATGAAGATGGTTGTAAAAAACGCGCAGAGGAACTAAGGCATGACTTCCAATCAAGACGGCTATTGGAATATGTTTGGGAAGAACAAGGCCAGATATTAGCGCTATTATCAATAGGCGATACAGCAGATATGGATAAAAAAGGAGCTTTTGAGATTTGGCGTATTTATGTAAGACCGGAAGCACAAGGACATAATATCGGCAGCCAATGTATTTCTTTTTCTGAACGAGAAGCTAAAAAGCGAGGTTATCAAGAAATCGTTATATGGGCATTTCAGGAAAATACGGCCGCTATATCGTTTTATCAAAAGAATGGCTATGTAATTGAAGAAAACGAATATTTGGGTGAGCCGTATTTAACCATTGGAACACGTTTAACAAAAACCCTGGTTTAA
- a CDS encoding sigma-70 family RNA polymerase sigma factor produces MTCTEEYKEHIEYTFHAFCKVVIRNAMCTAVRTRNRKYKREISLEYLTEEKYHPLGTNDKCFQAPEPDEEYILNLCGDTVILNNGLLVQALSRLPVEEQEMLYLSFYRRISQEKIGKLYGRSRSATGRHIRKSIRRLYEEMEGMAHEE; encoded by the coding sequence ATGACCTGTACGGAAGAATACAAAGAGCATATCGAGTACACGTTCCACGCTTTTTGTAAAGTCGTTATCCGCAACGCTATGTGTACTGCTGTCAGAACAAGGAACCGCAAATACAAAAGAGAAATATCCCTTGAATACCTCACAGAAGAAAAATATCACCCTTTAGGCACGAACGATAAATGTTTTCAAGCCCCGGAGCCGGACGAGGAATACATACTGAACCTTTGCGGCGATACGGTTATCTTGAACAACGGCCTGCTGGTACAAGCTCTCTCCCGTCTGCCGGTAGAAGAACAGGAAATGCTTTACCTATCCTTTTACCGCCGCATTTCACAGGAGAAAATCGGCAAGCTGTACGGGCGCAGCCGCAGCGCGACCGGCCGCCATATCCGCAAGTCCATACGGCGGCTTTATGAGGAAATGGAGGGAATGGCGCATGAGGAATAA
- the mobC gene encoding plasmid mobilization relaxosome protein MobC, which yields MRKKYNTPHRSRVVKTRLSEEEYADFTERLAPYGISQSEFLRQAIRRATIRPVVHVSAVNDELLAAVGKLAAEYGRIGGNLNQIARYLNEYGAPYNALSGEVRAAVSDLAALKYEVLQKVGDAVGNTQAYQL from the coding sequence ATGCGAAAGAAATACAACACGCCCCACCGCAGCCGCGTTGTGAAAACCCGGCTGTCCGAGGAAGAATACGCCGACTTCACAGAGCGGCTTGCCCCTTACGGTATCAGCCAGTCCGAATTTCTCCGGCAGGCCATACGGCGGGCAACCATACGCCCCGTTGTCCATGTGTCGGCGGTCAATGATGAATTGCTGGCCGCTGTCGGGAAGTTAGCCGCCGAGTACGGGCGGATCGGCGGCAACCTAAACCAGATAGCCCGGTATCTCAACGAGTACGGCGCACCCTACAACGCCCTGTCCGGCGAGGTACGCGCCGCCGTTTCCGACCTTGCCGCCCTCAAATACGAGGTCTTACAGAAAGTAGGTGACGCTGTTGGCAACACTCAAGCATATCAACTCTAA
- a CDS encoding recombinase family protein gives MLRRATQNLITALYPRLSHEDELQGESNSISNQKRILETYAKQNGFTNLRWYTDDGFSGANFDRPGFQSMLADIEAGKVGTVIVKDMSRLGRNYLQVGFYTEMLFPQKGVRFIAVNDNVDSENGGMDNDFTPLRNLFNEWLVRDTSKKIKAVKRAKGMSGKPITSKPVYGYLMDEDENYIMDEETAPVVQKIYQLCLAGNGPTKIARMLTEQQIPTPGTLEYRRTGSTRRYHPGYECKWATNTVVHILENREYTGCLVNFKTEKPSYKTKHSVENPIEKQAIFPGHHEPIIDAETWERVQELRKQRKRPNRYDEVGLFSGMLFCADCGSVLYQQRYQTEKRKQDCYICGSYKKRTRDCTAHFIRTDLLTAGVLSNLRQVTEYAAKHESRFVKLLIQQNEIGGKRKTAAATKQLEQVQERISEISRIIKRLYEDNVSGKISDERFMELSADYEQEQRELKDRAAGLQEELDKSQAATVNAEKFMGIVRKHLAFEELTPTLLREMIEKIVVHESESLDGKRRGKLRRQEIEIYYSFVGKIDLPE, from the coding sequence ATGTTAAGACGAGCCACCCAAAACCTCATCACCGCCCTTTATCCGAGATTGTCCCATGAGGACGAGTTGCAAGGCGAGAGCAATTCCATATCCAACCAAAAGCGGATTTTGGAAACCTACGCCAAGCAGAACGGCTTTACAAACCTGCGCTGGTACACCGACGACGGCTTTTCCGGCGCGAACTTTGACCGCCCCGGTTTTCAGTCCATGCTTGCGGACATAGAGGCCGGGAAAGTCGGCACCGTCATCGTCAAGGACATGAGCCGGTTAGGGCGAAACTACTTGCAAGTGGGATTTTATACGGAAATGCTGTTCCCCCAAAAGGGCGTGCGGTTTATCGCTGTCAATGACAACGTGGACAGCGAAAACGGCGGCATGGACAACGATTTTACCCCGCTGCGAAATCTGTTCAATGAATGGCTGGTGAGAGATACGAGCAAGAAAATCAAGGCTGTCAAAAGAGCCAAAGGCATGAGCGGAAAGCCCATTACCAGTAAGCCGGTATATGGCTACCTCATGGACGAGGACGAGAATTACATCATGGACGAGGAAACCGCCCCGGTCGTACAGAAGATTTACCAGCTTTGCCTTGCGGGGAACGGCCCGACCAAGATTGCCCGTATGCTTACGGAGCAGCAAATCCCCACGCCGGGAACACTGGAATACCGCAGGACGGGCAGCACCCGCCGCTACCACCCCGGCTATGAATGTAAGTGGGCGACCAATACCGTCGTGCATATCCTTGAAAACCGGGAGTACACCGGCTGTCTGGTAAACTTCAAGACGGAAAAGCCCTCTTACAAGACCAAGCACAGCGTAGAGAACCCCATTGAAAAGCAGGCGATTTTCCCCGGCCACCATGAGCCGATTATCGACGCGGAAACATGGGAGCGTGTGCAGGAGTTACGCAAGCAGCGCAAACGCCCTAACCGCTATGATGAAGTGGGCTTGTTCTCCGGTATGCTGTTCTGCGCCGACTGCGGCAGCGTCCTCTATCAGCAGAGATACCAGACGGAAAAGCGGAAACAGGACTGCTACATCTGCGGCAGCTACAAAAAGCGCACCCGCGACTGTACGGCGCACTTTATCCGCACCGACCTTTTGACCGCCGGTGTCCTCTCCAATCTCCGGCAAGTGACGGAATACGCCGCCAAGCATGAGAGCCGCTTTGTCAAGCTGCTTATCCAGCAGAACGAAATCGGCGGCAAGAGAAAGACCGCCGCAGCCACCAAGCAGCTTGAACAGGTACAGGAGCGCATTTCCGAAATCAGCCGCATTATCAAGCGTCTGTATGAGGACAACGTAAGCGGGAAAATCAGCGACGAGCGTTTCATGGAACTGTCCGCAGACTACGAGCAGGAACAGCGGGAACTGAAAGACCGCGCCGCCGGTTTGCAGGAAGAACTGGACAAGTCGCAGGCCGCCACCGTCAACGCGGAGAAATTCATGGGGATTGTGAGAAAACACCTTGCCTTTGAGGAACTTACCCCCACCCTCTTGCGGGAAATGATTGAGAAAATCGTTGTCCATGAATCGGAATCCCTTGACGGGAAACGTCGGGGAAAACTCCGCAGACAGGAAATCGAAATCTATTATTCTTTTGTCGGCAAGATTGACTTGCCGGAATAA